A window of the Lactobacillus amylovorus DSM 20531 genome harbors these coding sequences:
- a CDS encoding diacylglycerol kinase family lipid kinase — protein MTSKARLIYNPVSGHEQMPKNVADILDVLEQAGYEASAFRTTPEQNSARNEATRAAKEGFDLIVAAGGDGTINEVVNGIAFLDKRPKMAIIPAGTTNDYARALAIPRDNIPDAAKVILKNKTRKMDIGKAVFGDQTQYFVNIAASGSLTELTYGVPSEVKSALGYAAYLIKGAEMLPHLTENEMRLTYDDGVYEGKLSMFLLGMTNSIGGFEQVMPDAQLSDGLFQLIVVKPSDPVSMMKLMALALNGKHVDDPNIIYTKTRSLKAELIGKNAGRDLPVNLDGEIGGYCPVEFHNLQQRIEFYVGK, from the coding sequence ATGACTAGTAAAGCAAGATTAATTTATAATCCTGTATCCGGTCACGAGCAGATGCCCAAAAACGTGGCCGATATTTTAGATGTGTTAGAGCAAGCTGGTTATGAAGCTAGTGCTTTTAGAACTACACCTGAACAAAATAGTGCTCGCAATGAAGCTACACGTGCCGCAAAAGAAGGCTTTGACCTGATCGTTGCAGCCGGTGGTGACGGGACAATCAATGAAGTAGTTAATGGGATTGCCTTTTTAGATAAGAGACCTAAGATGGCAATTATTCCAGCAGGTACGACTAACGATTATGCCCGTGCATTAGCTATCCCACGTGACAATATTCCGGATGCCGCAAAGGTTATTTTGAAGAATAAGACACGCAAGATGGATATCGGTAAAGCGGTTTTTGGTGATCAAACTCAATATTTTGTAAATATTGCTGCCAGCGGTTCTTTAACAGAATTAACATATGGCGTGCCATCCGAAGTAAAATCAGCTTTAGGTTATGCAGCTTACCTCATTAAGGGTGCAGAAATGTTGCCTCACTTAACTGAGAACGAAATGCGTTTAACTTATGATGATGGCGTTTATGAAGGCAAGCTCTCAATGTTCTTGTTGGGAATGACCAACTCAATTGGTGGTTTTGAACAAGTTATGCCTGATGCGCAACTTAGTGACGGACTTTTCCAATTGATCGTTGTTAAGCCTTCAGATCCTGTCAGCATGATGAAGTTGATGGCTTTGGCTTTGAATGGTAAGCACGTTGATGATCCTAACATCATCTATACCAAAACTAGAAGCTTAAAGGCTGAACTTATTGGTAAGAATGCAGGACGAGATTTGCCAGTTAACCTTGATGGTGAAATTGGTGGATATTGTCCAGTTGAATTCCATAATTTACAACAAAGAATTGAATTCTACGTTGGTAAATAA
- the gatC gene encoding Asp-tRNA(Asn)/Glu-tRNA(Gln) amidotransferase subunit GatC gives MEITKDTIKHVATLSRLAFNEEELDKFTDQMGSIINMADQLSEVDTEGVDETVQVVDRDTVFREDKPEHWQGQTRETLMANVPEKANGYIKVPVIINKDEDE, from the coding sequence GTGGAAATCACAAAAGATACCATTAAACACGTTGCGACTCTTTCGCGACTTGCGTTTAATGAGGAAGAATTAGATAAATTTACTGATCAAATGGGATCAATCATCAACATGGCTGATCAACTTAGCGAAGTTGATACTGAAGGTGTTGATGAAACTGTCCAAGTTGTTGACCGTGATACTGTCTTCAGAGAAGATAAACCTGAACACTGGCAAGGACAAACTAGAGAAACATTAATGGCAAACGTTCCTGAAAAGGCTAACGGCTACATTAAGGTTCCTGTAATTATTAATAAGGATGAGGACGAGTAA
- the gatA gene encoding Asp-tRNA(Asn)/Glu-tRNA(Gln) amidotransferase subunit GatA has protein sequence MNYLNEDIDSLNKKLASGDLSADKLAKDTVANIKDTDKKLNAWITVLDDAKPAENLDYSKSKLAGIPIAIKDNIITNGIKTTAASHILYNYMPMYDATVISKLKKAGVTFVGKTNMDEFAMGSSTEHSYYGATHNPWNLDKVPGGSSGGSAAAVAGGQVVAALGSDTGGSIRQPAAFNGIFGIKPTYGRVSRWGLIAFGSSLDQIGVMTKRVKDSAEVLNVIAGADEHDSTVSTREVPDFTKFIGQDVKGLRVAVPKEYMEAVSGEMREVIQKQIDTLKDAGAIINEVSLPHTKYVVPDYYIIASSEASSNLQRYDGIRYGYRAKDTKNLLDVYVKSRSEGFGTEVKRRIMLGSFALSAGSYDRFFRQAAKVRTLICNDFDKIFAENDVIVGPTTTEPAFGIGEEVSDPIKMYNNDILTISANLAGIPAASVPAGLVDGMPVGLQIMAKRFDEGNVFKTADFIERSNKFYEKTPTGMED, from the coding sequence ATGAATTACTTAAACGAAGATATTGATTCATTAAACAAAAAGCTTGCCAGCGGTGACTTGTCAGCAGATAAGTTAGCTAAAGACACTGTGGCAAACATTAAGGATACAGATAAGAAGTTAAACGCTTGGATCACTGTTTTAGATGATGCAAAGCCCGCAGAAAACCTTGACTACTCAAAGAGCAAGTTAGCAGGTATTCCAATTGCTATTAAGGACAACATTATCACTAACGGTATTAAGACTACTGCTGCTAGTCACATTTTGTACAATTACATGCCAATGTACGACGCAACAGTTATTTCTAAGCTTAAGAAGGCTGGCGTAACCTTTGTAGGTAAGACCAACATGGATGAATTCGCTATGGGTTCATCAACTGAACACTCATACTACGGTGCTACTCACAACCCATGGAACTTAGACAAGGTTCCTGGTGGTTCATCCGGTGGTTCTGCAGCTGCAGTTGCCGGTGGTCAAGTTGTTGCAGCCCTTGGTTCAGATACTGGTGGTTCAATTCGTCAACCAGCTGCATTCAACGGCATTTTTGGTATTAAGCCAACTTACGGCCGTGTATCTCGTTGGGGTCTTATCGCATTTGGTTCTTCACTTGACCAAATCGGTGTAATGACTAAGCGCGTTAAGGACTCAGCAGAAGTATTGAATGTTATTGCTGGTGCAGACGAACACGACTCAACTGTTTCAACTCGTGAAGTTCCTGACTTTACCAAGTTTATTGGTCAAGACGTTAAGGGCCTTCGCGTAGCTGTTCCTAAGGAATACATGGAAGCAGTTAGCGGTGAAATGCGTGAAGTTATCCAAAAGCAAATCGATACTTTAAAGGATGCTGGCGCAATCATCAACGAAGTATCATTGCCACACACTAAGTACGTTGTTCCTGACTACTACATCATCGCTTCAAGTGAAGCTTCATCAAACTTGCAAAGATACGATGGTATTCGTTACGGCTACCGTGCTAAGGATACTAAGAACTTGCTTGACGTTTACGTTAAGTCACGTTCAGAAGGCTTCGGTACAGAAGTTAAGCGTCGTATCATGCTTGGTTCATTTGCACTTTCAGCCGGTTCATACGACAGATTCTTCAGACAAGCTGCTAAGGTTAGAACATTAATTTGCAATGACTTTGACAAGATCTTTGCTGAAAATGACGTAATCGTTGGACCTACTACTACTGAACCTGCATTTGGTATTGGCGAAGAAGTTTCTGACCCAATCAAGATGTACAACAACGATATTTTGACTATTTCTGCCAACTTAGCAGGTATTCCTGCAGCTAGTGTTCCAGCTGGTTTAGTTGATGGTATGCCTGTCGGCTTACAAATTATGGCTAAGCGCTTTGATGAAGGTAACGTCTTCAAGACTGCTGACTTTATTGAACGCAGCAATAAGTTTTACGAAAAAACACCAACTGGAATGGAGGATTAA
- the gatB gene encoding Asp-tRNA(Asn)/Glu-tRNA(Gln) amidotransferase subunit GatB, with amino-acid sequence MNFKSTIGLEVHFELKTKSKIFSPSPVTYGAEQNTETNVIDWAMPGTLPMVNKNVYRLGIMVALATHAHILPTTHFDRKNYFYPDNPKAYQITQFFQPLARDGYIEVEVRGKKKRIGIHEMHIEEDAGKNTHGTNGFSYVDLNRQGVPLLEVVSEPDMEDPEEAYAYLEKLRKIVQFTGASDVKMEEGSMRVDTNISIRPAGQKELGTKVEMKNLNSFDHVRRSLAYEEKRQEQVLLAGGHIQLSTRRFDEATGKTVLERVKEGASDYRYFPEPDIAPDHISQEWIDQIAKELPKSPFDRYDDYVNKYGLKPYDANVLLQTKESSDFFDAAVAAGADPTLAANWMNTQVNGYLNDHRVSLNDIKLTPEHLAEMIKLIKDGTISSKIAKKVFAETIANGTDPKKYVEDNGMVQLSDTSVLAPMVKKVVDDNPQSVEDFKNGKDRAIGFLVGQIMKQTRGKANPKMVNKLLNQELQSR; translated from the coding sequence ATGAATTTTAAATCGACTATCGGACTTGAAGTCCACTTCGAATTAAAGACAAAGAGCAAGATTTTCTCTCCTTCACCAGTAACCTACGGTGCTGAACAAAACACGGAGACTAATGTTATTGACTGGGCTATGCCTGGTACCTTGCCAATGGTTAACAAGAACGTTTACCGTTTAGGTATCATGGTTGCCTTGGCAACTCACGCTCACATTTTGCCAACTACTCACTTTGACCGTAAGAACTACTTCTATCCTGATAACCCAAAGGCTTACCAGATTACTCAGTTCTTCCAACCACTTGCTCGTGATGGTTACATTGAAGTTGAAGTTCGTGGTAAGAAGAAGAGAATCGGTATCCACGAAATGCACATCGAAGAAGATGCTGGTAAGAACACTCACGGAACCAACGGTTTCTCATACGTTGACTTGAACCGTCAAGGTGTTCCACTTCTTGAAGTTGTTTCTGAACCTGATATGGAAGACCCAGAAGAAGCTTACGCATACCTTGAAAAGTTACGTAAGATCGTTCAATTTACTGGTGCTTCAGACGTTAAGATGGAAGAAGGTTCAATGCGTGTTGATACCAACATTTCCATCCGTCCTGCAGGTCAAAAGGAACTTGGTACTAAGGTTGAAATGAAGAACTTGAACTCATTTGACCACGTACGTCGTTCACTTGCCTACGAAGAAAAGCGTCAAGAACAAGTTCTTTTAGCTGGTGGTCACATTCAACTTTCAACTCGTCGTTTTGACGAAGCAACTGGTAAGACTGTTTTGGAACGTGTTAAGGAAGGTGCTTCTGACTACCGTTACTTCCCAGAACCAGATATCGCTCCTGACCACATTAGTCAAGAATGGATCGATCAAATCGCTAAGGAACTTCCAAAGAGCCCATTTGATCGTTACGATGACTATGTAAACAAGTACGGTTTGAAGCCATACGACGCAAATGTTTTGCTTCAAACTAAGGAAAGTTCAGACTTCTTTGACGCAGCTGTAGCTGCTGGTGCTGATCCAACTCTTGCTGCTAACTGGATGAACACTCAAGTAAATGGTTACTTGAACGATCACCGTGTAAGTTTGAATGACATCAAGCTTACTCCAGAACACTTAGCAGAAATGATCAAGTTGATCAAGGATGGTACTATTTCATCTAAGATCGCTAAGAAAGTCTTTGCTGAAACTATTGCTAACGGTACTGATCCTAAGAAGTACGTTGAAGACAACGGTATGGTTCAATTGTCAGATACTTCAGTCTTAGCTCCAATGGTTAAGAAGGTTGTTGACGATAACCCACAATCAGTTGAAGACTTTAAGAATGGTAAGGACCGTGCAATCGGCTTCTTAGTTGGTCAAATCATGAAGCAAACTCGTGGTAAGGCTAACCCTAAGATGGTTAACAAGTTGCTTAACCAAGAATTGCAAAGTCGTTAA